In Mangifera indica cultivar Alphonso chromosome 1, CATAS_Mindica_2.1, whole genome shotgun sequence, a single genomic region encodes these proteins:
- the LOC123216981 gene encoding leucine-rich repeat receptor protein kinase MSP1-like, producing MHLSIHTSEFKLVDHLSFQMTSSSCSKLRLFLVILLCSSGPYAEASEFERLMAFKSGLTNTEGIADWGTESSPCSWTGIACINATVVALSLPHLGLQGQLPSLLGSLSNLEVLDLADNEFSGPIPSQLWKLKKLKILDLSFNFIYGTLSSDVQNLTNLEIMNLASNRISGRLTPAISSCSSLWNLNLNSNWFTGNIPEQLSQLSNLQVLDLGTNAFSGAIPSTIGNLSDLQVLDLSNGLLSGSIPTSIGQLTRLQTFDISNNSLTGPIPSSIGENVALQYLQIGNNKISGSLPQAIGNLINLINLEAPSCSLEGPIPKEIGNLRGLTKLDLSGNQFQSPIPPDIGNLLNLTYLFISNAEINGTIPSELGNCHKLKTAILSFNDLSGSLPESLASLSESIISFSIEKNQIGGVVPAWLGKWQSAESILLASNNFHGRIPREIGNCSSLTYLSLSHNQLSGIIPSELCKCKFLSDLDLENNYLSGSIKETFQNCKNLSQLVLVQNLLIGTIPAYLAHLPLLSLELDYNNFSGGIPEEIWSSKTLLEFSASFNFLGGILSAKIGSLVSLQRLVLNNNRLQGRVPKEIRNLQGLLVLSLNQNILAGEIPSELFTLKSLTSLDLGFNNFTGNIPENIQDLKELECLILSHNQLSGPLPIGITEGFQQARIPSMSYQQHRGVLDLSMNRFSGSIPEQLGNCSVIVTLLLANNNFTGRIPASIFQLPQLISIDVSSNRLEGKIPTEVGDAENLQGMNLAWNNLSGQIPSEIGKLEHLVKLNLSGNQLKGEIPPSTGNLKGISDLDLSKNCLSGEIPFSLSKLENIVGLYLQENKLSGNLSQLLRKSSSWHQIGTLNLSVNKLNGEIPSSIANLPYLTAIDLHNNRLSGTITRNLSSLSQLQYLDISDNFFHGSIPHELCDLTELRYLNLSSNLLQGQVLECIKFRGSSPHTRDDHRSSRKEHCKTRHSWKCYLLEILVLLILAVCTAISILWLFLVFLKRNTQKLGGVKYLSRSQDNFNENRGTMLKQSLLQLTFSDVVRFTNNFSKSNVIGDGGSGTVYSGILPSGQLVAVKKLGKARDQGSREFLAEMEAIGKVKHNNLVSLLGSCSFRGEKLLIYEFMVNGSLDLWLGNKPGTLGTLDWEIRLKIALGAARGLSFLHHSIIPPVIHRDVKASNILLDHNFEPRIGDFGLARTLSVRETHVTTEIAGTLGYIAPEYGQNWRSTTKGDVYSFGVIMLELVSGKEPTGLEFKDLEGGNLVGWVRAMLGKEKETECLDAKLCKESAATPQILKLLHLGLQCTSEDPLKRPTMQEISVLQYKKVNHSIVSRSMH from the exons ATGCATTTGAGCATCCACACGTCTGAGTTTAAACTA GTGGATCATTTAAGTTTCCAGATGACTTCTTCAAGTTGTTCCAAGTTGAGGTTGTTCTTGGTCATATTGTTATGTTCTTCAGGCCCATATGCGGAAGCTTCCGAATTTGAAAGACTAATGGCATTCAAATCTGGTCTCACCAACACGGAGGGGATTGCTGATTGGGGTACGGAATCATCACCCTGCTCATGGACCGGGATTGCTTGCATAAATGCTACTGTTGTTGCTCTTTCTCTACCCCATCTTGGTCTGCAAGGGCAGCTTCCTTCATTGCTGGGATCCTTATCAAATCTTGAAGTTCTAGACCTTGCAGATAATGAATTTTCAGGTCCGATCCCATCACAGTTATGGAAActcaaaaaactcaaaatccttGATCTGAGCTTCAACTTTATTTATGGAACTCTGTCTTCAGATGTCCAGAACCTCACAAACTTGGAAATTATGAACCTTGCCTCCAACAGAATATCAGGCAGATTAACCCCTGCAATCTCCTCCTGTTCAAGCCTTTGGAACCTGAATCTGAATTCAAACTGGTTCACAGGAAATATTCCTGAGCAATTATCCCAACTATCCAACTTGCAAGTGTTAGATTTGGGAACAAATGCATTTTCTGGTGCAATTCCGTCAACCATTGGAAATCTTTCTGACCTTCAAGTTCTGGATCTCAGTAATGGCCTCCTTTCTGGCAGCATACCCACCAGTATTGGACAACTAACAAGATTACAGACCTTTGATATCTCAAACAACTCCCTAACAGGGCCTATCCCTTCCAGCATTGGGGAGAATGTGGCACTACAGTACCTTCAAATTGGAAATAACAAGATTTCTGGTTCGTTGCCCCAAGCAATTGGCAATCTCATAAACCTTATCAACCTAGAAGCCCCTTCTTGCTCTCTAGAGGGACCTATTCCCAAAGAAATTGGCAATCTAAGAGGTTTGACAAAACTTGACCTCTCTGGAAATCAGTTTCAATCACCAATACCCCCAGATATTGGGAATTTGCTGAACCTCACGTATCTCTTCATCAGTAACGCAGAAATAAATGGAACAATTCCATCAGAGCTTGGTAACTGCCACAAGCTAAAAACTGCTATCTTGAGCTTTAATGATCTTTCTGGATCGTTGCCAGAAAGTCTAGCAAGTCTGTCAGAATCTATAATCTCTTTCAGCATTGAAAAGAATCAGATTGGAGGAGTGGTTCCAGCTTGGTTGGGAAAATGGCAATCTGCTGAATCTATTTTGTTGGCATCAAATAATTTCCATGGAAGGATACCCAGAGAAATTGGAAACTGTTCATCACTAACTTATCTCAGCCTAAGCCATAACCAATTATCAGGTATAATCCCTTCAGAGCTTTGCAAATGCAAATTCTTGTCTGATCTTGATCTTGAGAACAATTACCTCAGTGGATCAATTAAAGAAACATTTCAAAACTGTAAAAATCTCTCCCAACTTGTTCTTGTCCAAAATCTACTTATTGGTACCATCCCTGCATATCTAGCTCATCTTCCACTTCTGAGTCTAGAGCTTGATTATAACAATTTCTCAGGAGGAATTCCTGAGGAGATATGGAGTTCAAAAACCCTATTGGAGTTCAGTGCAAGTTTCAATTTCCTTGGAGGAATATTATCAGCAAAGATCGGCAGTCTTGTTAGTCTTCAACGTCTTGTCTTGAATAATAACAGGCTGCAAGGCAGAGTCCCAAAAGAAATCAGAAATTTGCAGGGATTATTAGTACTTTCTCTTAACCAGAACATTCTAGCTGGAGAAATACCCAGTGAACTATTTACATTGAAGTCTTTAACAAGCTTAGATCTTGGGTTTAACAACTTCACAGGAAATATTCCTGAGAATATTCAGGATTTGAAAGAATTGGAATGCCTGATTCTTTCACACAACCAATTATCAGGTCCACTCCCAATTGGGATAACAGAGGGCTTCCAGCAAGCTCGGATTCCTAGTATGAGTTATCAACAGCATAGGGGAGTTTTAGATCTCTCTATGAACAGGTTCTCTGGCTCAATACCTGAACAACTTGGAAACTGCTCTGTGATTGTAACTTTACTGCTTGCAAACAATAACTTCACTGGGAGGATTCCAGCATCGATTTTTCAACTCCCACAACTTATTTCCATTGATGTTTCCTCAAATAGATTGGAGGGCAAGATACCAACTGAGGTAGGAGATGCAGAGAATCTTCAAGGTATGAATCTGGCGTGGAACAACCTAAGTGGACAGATTCCTTCAGAAATCGGAAAGCTTGAACACCTGGTTAAGCTTAACCTCTCAGGGAATCAACTTAAGGGTGAAATTCCTCCATCCACTGGCAATCTAAAAGGCATTTCTGACCTGGACCTTAGCAAAAACTGTCTCTCTGGTGAGATaccattttctctttcaaagTTGGAAAACATTGTTGGCCTTTACTTGCAAGAAAACAAACTGTCAGGGAATCTTAGTCAGCTACTAAGGAAGAGCTCATCATGGCACCAAATTGGTACCTTGAACTTGAGTGTAAACAAGTTAAATGGAGAAATTCCAAGCTCGATTGCAAATCTTCCTTACCTGACTGCCATAGATCTCCACAATAACAGACTATCAGGCACTATAACTAGAAATCTCAGCAGTCTCTCTCAGCTTCAGTACCTCGACATTTCTGATAACTTCTTCCATGGGTCAATTCCTCATGAGTTATGTGACCTCACAGAATTAAGATACTTGAATCTTTCAAGCAATCTGTTACAAGGCCAGGTCTTAGAATGCATAAAATTCCGAGGAAGTTCTCCACATACTAGAGATGATCACAGATCTTCAAGAAAAGAACACTGCAAAACTAGACATAGTTGGAAATGCTACTTACTTGAAATTCTAGTGCTCTTGATTTTGGCCGTCTGCACAGCAATTTCCATTTTATGGTTATTTCTTGTTTTCCTTAAAAGGAACACCCAAAAGTTGGGTGGTGTGAAGTATCTTTCAAGAAGTCAAGATAACTTTAATGAAAATAGAGGTACTATGTTAAAGCAATCCTTGCTGCAGCTAACATTCTCAGATGTTGTCCGCTTCACAAACAATTTCTCAAAATCCAATGTGATTGGTGATGGAGGTTCCGGTACAGTTTACAGTGGCATCCTTCCCAGTGGGCAGTTGGTTGCAGTCAAGAAGCTTGGAAAAGCAAGAGACCAAGGAAGCAGGGAATTTCTAGCTGAGATGGAAGCAATTGGGAAAGTGAAACATAACAACTTAGTTTCATTACTTGGGTCTTGTTCATTCAGAGGTGAAAAGCTTTTAATATATGAATTCATGGTGAATGGAAGTCTTGACTTGTGGTTGGGGAACAAACCTGGGACACTTGGAACACTGGACTGGGAAATCAGGTTAAAAATTGCTTTAGGAGCAGCAAGGGGTCTTTCCTTTTTGCATCACAGTATCATTCCTCCTGTAATTCATCGGGATGTTAAGGCCAGTAACATTCTTCTGGATCATAATTTTGAACCGCGGATTGGTGATTTTGGATTAGCTAGGACCCTGAGTGTCCGTGAAACCCATGTAACAACTGAAATTGCAGGTACATTAGGATATATTGCACCTGAATATGGTCAAAACTGGAGATCCACGACAAAGGGTGACGTGTATAGTTTTGGAGTAATAATGCTAGAGCTTGTCTCAGGGAAGGAGCCAACTGGTTTGGAATTTAAGGATTTGGAAGGTGGAAATTTGGTTGGTTGGGTGAGAGCGATGTTGgggaaggaaaaagaaactgaGTGTTTAGATGCAAAACTTTGCAAGGAGAGTGCAGCAACACCCCAAATACTTAAGCTGCTTCATCTGGGTCTGCAGTGCACCAGTGAGGATCCACTGAAAAGGCCAACAATGCAAGAG ATTTCTGTACTGCAATACAAGAAAGTGAATCATTCAATAGTCAGCAGAAGCATGCATTGA